CGCTGCCGAGGCTCTGAAGAAAATTGAAAGCCAGAAATACAACCTCATCCTGGCGGATATCAAGATGCCGGGCATGAGTGGCGTGACATTATACAAGCGTATTCAAAAGATAGATAAATCGCTAGCCCGGAGGGTGGTCTTCATCACCGGCGATATTATGGGCGCCGATACTGAAAAGTTCCTCTCCGAGACTAAAGTTGCCCATATTGACAAGCCTTTTGATGCTGAGCAGTTAAGCACAGAGGTAAAGCGCGCTTTAGCTGGCGGTCATTAGAAGGTAACGCTCGGCTGCACCTAAGTCCACTTTGTTTAGGGGCGAGTACGATAACTATCTGGGGTGTCCATCAAAGGTATTCAGCCCGGCTTATAAAGTTCCTTCTAATCGGTTAATGACCAGGCCGGTGGGCAATTTGGGGTAGAAGTAAGTTGATTTTCCCGGCATTTTGTCGTTGGCATCAGCGATTGCCTTAATGGTTGCCACTGGGATGGGATTCAACAGAAAAGCCAGTTGATGCTCACCGCTTTCCACCAATCTGTGAGCCTCTATAATATTTGGGATATAGGTAACACTGCTGCTTTTGTCGAGGGCCATAAGTTTGTCTATAACAAGGTGCTGAACAATGCTGACATCTAGCCTTTTATAGACTTCGGAATGCCCCTTAGGCATTATTTCCTTGAGTGCTGATGACTGGTGGAGTTTCAGGGCTAGAACATTGCTTGGCTCCATCCCTAAGACCCTTGTAATGGCTCCTCTTACCTCAGGCAAACCAGTTTCACCTAATGGGGCAGATTCCACTTCGAAAAGATTTTCCAAATGTTTTTTGAATTGAGCTATAGTCTTGGGAGATATGTCACGTACCAGACGGTGGACTGGCAAGACTGTGAGCCCGGGATCAAAGAAGGATACCAGCGTCATCATGACAAAATTGAAGGCTTCTTCACCGGTGCCAGACGAAGTTTCTCGTCGTCTTTCATCCCGATAAGCTAGTGCGGTTTCGTAACGGTGATGTCCGTCGGCGATATAAATAGGCTTGGAAGCTAGGAAGTGGCTGACTCTCTGGACGAATTCAGGTTCGTTAGCTACCCAGAGCTTGTGTGTTTCACCAGCTTCGGTAAAATCAATCGTCGGCTTACGACTGGCCTGTGAGGCTAATAACTTGGTAACTTTATGTCCTGGGTCTTCATAGAGGCCAAGGAGCGGACTGAAATTGGCGGCGCAGGCTCGCATCAATTCCAGGCGGTCGCTTTTAATCCCGGGAACAGTATTTTCATGAGGAAATATAATATTTTTCTCCCAGGGCTCCAGTCTGACGCAGGCCGTTAGGCCTAGACGCTTTCTTCTGATATTTTGATGGGTGAAGCTGTGTTCGTGAATGTAGAATGAAGGCACATGGTCAATCACCAAAACTCGGTCTTTTAGCCATTGATTGAAGGTAGCGCTGGCCCGGCTGTGTTTATTGCTGGTTTTCGTATCCTTGGGCAGCACCATCCCATGCTCGAGACGAATGACGTTGTACTCGCTTCTCTCATAATAGGCTTTCTGCTCTTCTGGAGAAATAACATCGTAGGGCGGGCAAATAGCTGACGCCATATCTTCGATAATTTCTTGATTGTAACGTGTGCCTTTAAAAGGACTGATCTCAGCCAAGTGTTTCCTCCGATTTATAGTAATTTCTCAAGACCATCCCGCCAAGCCTCCCCCATATGTTTTAGAGATAAGTTTATGTAGCCTTTCAATATCAGTCGTCTGCCACCTACTGTCCCAAGTTTTGTTGCTGCTATCTGATAATGAGCGGCGAGCCTCTCTAGTTTCCAGACGGATTTTGGTGCTATTGAGACTACAATCCTCGATTGAGCCTCACCGAAAAGAGATGCATCCAGTCTCCCTTCGGTCTCCCAGTCATAGCTAACAAAGCCGAGGCCGTTAGCTAGGCAACTCTCTGCCAGGGTAACGCCTAGTCCGCCTTCTGAACAATCATGGGCAGAATTTATGAGCCCTCGTCTGATTGCCTCCAGACAGCAGCGCTGCAACCGTTTCTCCATCCCTAAATCAATATAGGGGTTTCCCCTTATTATACCGTGAGCTAACTCGAGATATTCGCTGCTGCCAATACTGCTGTCAATGGTTTGGTTATCGCCCAGCAAAACCACAAAGTCTCCTTCATTTTTGAATCCAGAAGTGCAGTGTTTGGCTACATCATCGATAAGCCCGACCATTCCGACTACCGGAGTCGGATATATGGCTTCGCCTCTGGTCTCGTTGTACAGGCTGACGTTGCCACTGATAACCGGAATTTTCAGTTCTCGACAGGCTCGAGCCATGCCAGTGATGCACTCTTTCAGTTGATAGTAAACGTCGTCTTTCTCTGGATTGCCGAAGTTGAGGCAGTCAGTGATAGCCAGGGGCTGAGCCCCGCTGCAGGCCAGGTTTCTAGCTGCTTCAGCTACAGCGATAGCACCACCGAGGTAAGGATTGACATAGCAGTACCGGGCATTGCCGTCGGTAGTTAATGAGATGGCCTTTTCTGTCCCTTTAATGCGCAGCACTGCCGCGTCACTGCCGGGGAGCACCACAGTGTTGTTGCCCACTTGGTGGTCGTACTGGCGGTATACACAACGCTTGCTGGCGATGTTAGGCGATGCTAGCAGATGGAGGAGAGCCGAGTTCGCGTTCCTCCGCGATAAATCGGGAATTGAGGTGACATCAAAGTCTTGTAATTTGTTGAGCCACTCCGGTTTTTTAACCCGCCGTTGGTAAATGGGTGGTGAAGTCAGCAGATTTACAGGCACCTCAGCCACCACTTTTTTGCCCTCTCTAATTCTGGCTAAGCTATCGCCAGTCACACGGCCGATTGTATCTGAGTGCAGGTCCCACCGGTCAAATAGAGCCTTTACCTTGCCTTCATAGCCTTTCTTAACCACCACCAACATCCTCTCCTGTGATTCAGATAGCATAACCTCGTAAGGGGTCATGCCTTTTTCACGGCGTGGCACCTTGAGGACATCGATTTCAATACCGCCGCCACCCCTGGCAGCTGATTCCACGGCTGAGCTGGTCAGTCCTGCCGCACCTAAATCCTGCATGCCGGCAATCCAATCCGTTTCAGCTAGTTCAAGGCAGGCTTCTATGAGCAGTTTCTCCAGAAAGGGATTGCCAACTTGGACTGTAGACCTCAGCTCTCGCTCCTCCTCAAACGTCCTCGAAGCCAGACCGGAGGCACCATGGAGTCCGTCACGGCCGGTATCGGCTCCTACTAGAATCAGCAAGTTGCCTTCTCCGTAAGCTCTGGCCTTAACCAGTTTATCGGCTTTGGCAATGCCCAGACAAAGTGCATTTACCAGCGGGTTGCCTGCATAGCAATCGGCAAAATAGATTTCGCCGCCCACGTCAGGTATCCCCAGGCAGTTGCCGTAGCCAGCAATGCCGCCGACCACCCCGCCGAAAAGGTATCTGTTGTGAGCGTCGTTCAGAGTAC
This genomic interval from Chloroflexota bacterium contains the following:
- the purL gene encoding phosphoribosylformylglycinamidine synthase subunit PurL, encoding MPVSKEILDEVALSEKEYQLIVEKLGREPSEVELGMFGSLWSEHCGYKHSKALLRQLPSKSKRVLVKPGEENAGAVDIGDGLVVVMKIESHNHPSAIEPYQGAATGVGGIVRDIFTMGARPIALMNSLRFGTLNDAHNRYLFGGVVGGIAGYGNCLGIPDVGGEIYFADCYAGNPLVNALCLGIAKADKLVKARAYGEGNLLILVGADTGRDGLHGASGLASRTFEEERELRSTVQVGNPFLEKLLIEACLELAETDWIAGMQDLGAAGLTSSAVESAARGGGGIEIDVLKVPRREKGMTPYEVMLSESQERMLVVVKKGYEGKVKALFDRWDLHSDTIGRVTGDSLARIREGKKVVAEVPVNLLTSPPIYQRRVKKPEWLNKLQDFDVTSIPDLSRRNANSALLHLLASPNIASKRCVYRQYDHQVGNNTVVLPGSDAAVLRIKGTEKAISLTTDGNARYCYVNPYLGGAIAVAEAARNLACSGAQPLAITDCLNFGNPEKDDVYYQLKECITGMARACRELKIPVISGNVSLYNETRGEAIYPTPVVGMVGLIDDVAKHCTSGFKNEGDFVVLLGDNQTIDSSIGSSEYLELAHGIIRGNPYIDLGMEKRLQRCCLEAIRRGLINSAHDCSEGGLGVTLAESCLANGLGFVSYDWETEGRLDASLFGEAQSRIVVSIAPKSVWKLERLAAHYQIAATKLGTVGGRRLILKGYINLSLKHMGEAWRDGLEKLL
- a CDS encoding DUF1015 domain-containing protein codes for the protein MTINRRKHLAEISPFKGTRYNQEIIEDMASAICPPYDVISPEEQKAYYERSEYNVIRLEHGMVLPKDTKTSNKHSRASATFNQWLKDRVLVIDHVPSFYIHEHSFTHQNIRRKRLGLTACVRLEPWEKNIIFPHENTVPGIKSDRLELMRACAANFSPLLGLYEDPGHKVTKLLASQASRKPTIDFTEAGETHKLWVANEPEFVQRVSHFLASKPIYIADGHHRYETALAYRDERRRETSSGTGEEAFNFVMMTLVSFFDPGLTVLPVHRLVRDISPKTIAQFKKHLENLFEVESAPLGETGLPEVRGAITRVLGMEPSNVLALKLHQSSALKEIMPKGHSEVYKRLDVSIVQHLVIDKLMALDKSSSVTYIPNIIEAHRLVESGEHQLAFLLNPIPVATIKAIADANDKMPGKSTYFYPKLPTGLVINRLEGTL
- a CDS encoding response regulator, translating into AAEALKKIESQKYNLILADIKMPGMSGVTLYKRIQKIDKSLARRVVFITGDIMGADTEKFLSETKVAHIDKPFDAEQLSTEVKRALAGGH